One Triticum dicoccoides isolate Atlit2015 ecotype Zavitan chromosome 5B, WEW_v2.0, whole genome shotgun sequence genomic window carries:
- the LOC119305244 gene encoding putative lipid-transfer protein DIR1, with translation MARSQALAATLLLVLVVSLAAIGSVHGVCGMSNDEFKLCQPAAAVNNPTNSPSAECCATLGKANLSCICRYKGMAGMWLKMYHIDARRAMALPGKCGLTMPSNCS, from the coding sequence ATGGCCAGGTCACAGGCATTGGCTGCAACATTGTTGCTTGTCCTGGTGGTGTCCCTTGCCGCAATAGGGAGTGTTCATGGCGTTTGCGGCATGTCAAATGACGAATTCAAGCTTTGTCAGCCCGCGGCGGCAGTGAATAACCCAACAAACAGTCCATCTGCTGAGTGTTGTGCCACATTAGGAAAGGCAAACCTATCATGCATCTGCCGCTACAAAGGCATGGCCGGCATGTGGCTGAAAATGTATCATATTGACGCACGTCGTGCCATGGCACTGCCAGGCAAGTGCGGCCTTACCATGCCAAGCAACTGCTCTTGA